In the Natrinema sp. CBA1119 genome, CGGGGTCGACATCCTCGACGCGGGCCTCAAGATCGAGGTCGTCGTGGACGTCCTCGTACTCGTCTTTCGTGAAGGCGTGGCCGATAACGACCGTGGCACCGAGGGGATCGGCGATCTCGAGAACCGTTTCGGCGAGCTCCGGTGCGCGTACTGTGTCCATCGGTCCGACTGCGAGAAGTACTGTATCGATTGCCATACCGGCACACTGTTCGGGCCATCCGCTTAAGTATTCTCGTCGTTGCAGTATTCGAGGAACGACGCGTGATACGGACTGCTGTCAGTCATTTCCGATGCGATCGAGATACGACCCGCGGTCGCAACGGTAAATCGTTACAGCAGACCGTATGAGTGGCCGGGAACCCCCGCTCTCCGCCGACGCGCTGTCGCTCGAGGGCGGACCGGCGGCGATCGATCAGTCCTCGAATTCCTCGCTCCGGACGAAGGTGACGGGGCACGGCGCCGAGAGCAGTACTTCCTGGGCCGTCGAGCCGAAGACGGCCTTCCCCGTCGGCGATCGACGCCGTCCGCCGACGACGACCCGGTCGGCACCGGTGCTCGTGGCCAGATCGATGATCGACGGCCCGTGTTCCCCGACCGCGCCACGGATCTCGTAGTCGACATCGTGTTCGTCCAGGACGGCCTGCAGATCGTGGATCGTCGAGTGGCGCGACGCGACCGCGTCGGGGTCGATCTCGTCGAC is a window encoding:
- a CDS encoding universal stress protein, yielding MLDTVLLAVGPGDADRSDQLAEAVLEVAKPAGATVILAHVFTSDEYSQVLDRLDFDRTVDEIDPDAVASRHSTIHDLQAVLDEHDVDYEIRGAVGEHGPSIIDLATSTGADRVVVGGRRRSPTGKAVFGSTAQEVLLSAPCPVTFVRSEEFED